In one Tachysurus vachellii isolate PV-2020 chromosome 24, HZAU_Pvac_v1, whole genome shotgun sequence genomic region, the following are encoded:
- the LOC132839597 gene encoding uncharacterized protein LOC132839597, producing MSVNCPSLSSFSTDELILKIIEAGIQINEEEARKFRENDVDRETVDCGLTEAMVGYLFDGSFKKQLKFQQFVRHYKENETIVVLEPVPVKVAQSTAELQPHPSTDPSVEAAHRGLPIVTVIPTFPKDVQARLDIKEPCHTVPKVCNKIIRTLYEMMAEYTLYPTNAEYIQVAKALIVKYPFLRDKEGNGYHTWHMSLKRKFKAERAPLVSDSEVRKLKEKFGHTKQSRSTSASASLCRKPARETCVGEDSTSVEAHVNVLQIEYQKKHPDISTVKDRMARTFSWRRREIMEGMSVEDVVKKYPYLRTPNGFFDEIDQIHPSPSSFCHRFREGFARVLPNVLKLATAKSPLAKQYTETRQDALAEDLPGIDLRAGLIFLPFIFREKIEHYITMKEEDPATPFPTIQLMENDWKTAIIGRGHSVVKVDGMVVCQCTSLDEAFMTAFCMYFTFNITYPPHLKNTLTFLQRSIVNIVEEGDKPLPVTLLRMINLLY from the exons ATGTCGGTTAATTGTCCATCCCTGTCGAGTTTTTCCACGGATGAACTAATTCTGAAAATAATTGAAGCTGGAATACAGATTAACGAAGAAGAGGCAAGGAAATTCAGGG AAAATGACGTAGATAGAGAAACAGTGGATTGTGGACTCACTGAAGCCATGGTTGGCTACCTGTTTGATGGTTCCTTCAAAAAGCAACTAAAATTTCAACAGTTTGTACGCCATTACAAGGAGAATGAGACCATTGTTGTATTGGAGCCAGTACCAGTTAAAGTCGCTCAGTCTACAGCAGAACTCCAGCCTCATCCTTCCACTGATCCAAG TGTTGAAGCAGCTCACAGGGGACTACCTATTGTGACTGTCATTCCAACCTTTCCCAAAGATGTCCAGGCGAGACTTGACATCAAGGAACCATGTCACACAGTGCCAAAAGTatgcaacaaaataataagaacGCTGTATGAAATGATGGCAGAATACACTTT GTATCCAACTAATGCAGAGTATATTCAAGTTGCCAAGGCACTGATAGTGAAATACCCTTTCCTGAGGGATAAGGAGGGAAATGGCTAC cacACCTGGCACATGTCTTTAAAGCGAAAATTTAAAGCAGAACGTGCACCACTTGTCAGCGACAGTGAAGTAAGAAAGCTGAAGGAGAAGTTTGGCCATACAAAGCAGTCCAGATCCACCAGTGCATCTGCGAGCTTGTGTCGAAAGCCAGCTAGG GAAACTTGTGTTGGGGAGGATTCAACGTCTGTTGAGGCCCATGTGAACGTTCTACAAATTGAGTATCAGAAGAAACATCCAGACATCTCGACTGTCAAAGACCGCATGGCACGAACATTCTCCTGGAGACGTCGAGAAATCATGGAAGGAATGTCTGTGGAGGATGTAGTCAAAAAGTACCCATACTTAAGAACGCCTAATGGA TTTTTTGATGAGATTGACCAAATCCATCCCTCACCAAGCAGCTTCTGTCATCGCTTCAGAGAGGGCTTTGCTAGAGTTCTGCCAAATGTGCTGAAACTTGCCACAGCAAAATCCCCCCTAGCAAAACAGTACACTGAAACAAGACAGGATGCCCTGGCTGAAGATCTACCAG GAATTGACTTAAGGGCTGGGCTTATCTTCTTGCCATTCATCTTCAGAGAAAAGATTGAACACTACATTACTATGAAAGAG GAGGACCCTGCTACCCCCTTTCCAACCATTCAACTGATGGAGAATGATTGGAAGACGGCAATCATTGGAAGAGGGCACAGCGTGGTGAAGGTGGATGGCATGGTTGTGTGCCAGTGCACCAGCCTAGACGAGGCCTTCATGACTGCCTtctgtatgtattttacttttaacatcACATATCCACCACACCTGAAGAACACTCTCACTTTTCTTCAGAGGAGCATTGTCAACATCGTGGAGGAGGGAGACAAGCCACTGCCAGTCACTTTACTAAGGATGATAAACCTATTATATTAA